One segment of Alnus glutinosa chromosome 2, dhAlnGlut1.1, whole genome shotgun sequence DNA contains the following:
- the LOC133860813 gene encoding uncharacterized protein At4g04980-like — MAGMMPDNSSGWRGNFIFMIELRKKILTFRDIIDLPPCDGSSPIHELVMGTVEDLHNLYPNVVPCNLNSEIKGSSINQGLEHLYTALKSIGDSWAKNHKWITNCGDETEDSLVDNISLEQLGELVQAKLKYMTNIAKKMFDVMEEDEKGSTIGDVLYRSYSDNKTYCPSPDTPTSFPPELTFATRLGELAAVSCSRPLLLPLRLQAMGNLMPTDMKCLSSNMYLNVSAEGSSPTRGKNKAAVDQNPEILQEIAKESQDKVSHERLNDSKATNTSPKFPNFSSDNMMPKARELIAVPLPPPKPLFNTPPTIPTTVPSPPSIPPSNLAAAPPLLPPKGSAPAVSPPMPLKKGAAPPPPPPLGVAKALRPKKATTKLKRSTHMGNMYRILKGKVEGSSLNEKVTKRSKTQIGVSAGKQQGMADALAEMTKRSAYFQQIEEDVQKHEKSILNIKAAINSFQTKDMAELVKFHKYVEQHLEQLTDETQVLARFEGFPTKKLESLRTATALYLKLEGIVTALENWKVMPPLGQLLDKVDSYFNKIKGEMDALERTKDEESKRLQSQNIHFDFNILVRIKESMVDVSSSCMELALKERREAKSAANGHTKMLWRAFQLAFRVYSFAGGQDDRADMLTRELANEIEADPQPE, encoded by the exons ATGGCAGGCATGATGCCAGACAATTCGAGTGGATGGAGAGGAAATTTCATCTTTATGATAGAGCTCCGGAAGAAGATACTAACCTTTAGAGACATCATTGACCTTCCACCTTGTGATGGTTCGAGCCCCATCCATGAG CTGGTGATGGGAACAGTAGAAGATCTCCATAATCTGTACCCTAATGTTGTTCCCTGCAATCTGAACTCAGAAATTAAAGGATCTTCAATAAATCAG GGATTGGAACACCTTTACACTGCTTTGAAATCTATTGGAGATTCATGGGCAAAGAACCACAAGTGGATAACCAACTGTGGAGATGAGACAGAGGACAGCTTGGTCGACAACATCAGTTTGGAGCAACTCG GAGAACTTGTACAAGCAAAGCTCAAATACATGACTAACATAGCGAAAAAGATGTTCGATGTGATGGAAGAAGACGAGAAGGGCTCCACCATCGGGGACGTTTTGTATAGATCCTACTCAGACAACAAAACCTACTGCCCTTCCCCAGATACTCCAACTTCATTCCCTCCTGAGCTGACCTTTGCTACGAGACTTGGTGAATTGGCTGCTGTTTCCTGCTCCCGACCTCTTCTTTTGCCTCTCAGACTTCAGGCAATGGGAAACTTGATGCCCACCGACATGAAATGCCTCTCATCCAACATGTACCTTAATGTATCAGCTGAAGGTTCCAGCCCCACGAGAGGGAAAAACAAGGCTGCTGTTGACCAAAATCCAGAAATATTGCAAGAAATTGCTAAAGAATCACAAGATAAAGtaagtcatgagaggctaaatgaTTCCAAAGCTACAAACACTTCACCAAAGTTTCCAAATTTTAGTTCAGATAATATGATGCCTAAAGCAAGAGAGTTAATAGCTGTGCCACTTCCACCTCCAAAACCGCTGTTCAATACTCCTCCAACTATACCAACAACGGTCCCATCACCACCGTCCATTCCGCCTTCAAATCTTGCTGCAGCGCCACCTCTACTTCCACCTAAAGGATCCGCACCAGCAGTATCGCCTCCAATGCCACTGAAAAAGGGAGCTGCaccaccacctcctcctccactTGGTGTAGCAAAGGCCTTACGCCCAAAGAAGGCAACTACCAAACTGAAGAGATCAACCCATATGGGCAACATGTATCGGATCCTGAAAGGAAAGGTTGAAGGCTCTAGTTTAAATGAAAAGGTTACAAAGAGGAGTAAAACTCAGATAGGAGTTTCTGCTGGGAAGCAACAGGGAATGGCTGATGCATTAGCAGAGATGACAAAAAG ATCAGCATATTTCCAGCAAATTGAAGAAGACGTTCAGAAGCATGAAAAATCAATCCTGAACATTAAAGCTGCCATCAATTCCTTTCAAACCAAGGACATGGCTGAGCTTGTTAAATTCCACAAATATGTGGAACAACATTTAGAGCAGTTGACTGATGAGACCCAG GTGCTGGCAAGATTTGAAGGTTTTCCCACAAAGAAGCTCGAATCATTGAGGACTGCGACAGCACTGTACTTAAAATTGGAAGGAATAGTTACTGCTCTGGAGAACTGGAAAGTAATGCCTCCTTTGGGCCAGCTTCTTGACAAGGTTGATTCCTATTTCAACAAG ATCAAGGGGGAAATGGATGCATTAGAAAGAACCAAAGATGAAGAATCCAAGCGGCTGCAGAGCCAAAATATTCATTTTGACTTTAATATTTTAGTGCGAATCAAGGAATCTATGGTAGATGTTTCTTCAAGTTGCATGGAGTTGGCACTTAAG GAACGGAGAGAGGCAAAGTCAGCTGCGAATGGACACACAAAGATGCTTTGGAGAGCCTTCCAGCTTGCATTTCGGGTCTATAGCTTTGCAGGTGGACAAGATGATCGGGCTGACATGTTGACCCGGGAATTAGCCAATGAAATAGAGGCTGATCCACAACCTGAGTGA